CGACTTTGCGCACCGTGTCGCGCCACTCGCGCCCGCCGCTGGCGTTGGTCGCTTGCACCGCGAAGCGGAACGGAGGCCGGTCCATAGGCTTGACCGTAATCGATACCGGGTGATAGGCATGTGAAGCCGACCGTTTGAGCGATCGCTCAGGAAAGGTGGATGACGGCTTGAGCGCGAAGACAGCGGTTGTGACCGGCGGTGCCTCGGGGATCGGCCGGGCCTGCGCCGAAAGGCTGCGCAAAGACGGATTTCAGGTGGCCGTCATCGACCTGTCTCCCACCGACGACGGGTTCGGCCACGTCGCCGACGTCACCGATCGGGCACAGGTCGACGCCGCGATGTCGGCGATCCGCGACGCGCTCGGCCCGATCCAGGTGCTGATCAACGCCGCCGGGATGGAGGGCTTCAAAAAGTTCTTGAGCATGTCGTTCGAGGAATGGTCGAAGGTGATCGACGTCAATCTCAACGGCGTGTTCAACACCATCCAGTCCGTGCTGCCCGACATGGTCGAGGCGGGTTGGGGACGCATCATCAACATCTCGTCGTCCAGCACGCATTCCGGTCAACCGTTCATGGCCCACTACGTGGCGGCGAAGTCCGCGGTCAACGGGCTGACCAAGTCGCTTGCCCTCGAATACGGCCCCAGCGGGATCACCGTCAACGCCGTGCCACCGGGGTTCATCGACACACCGATGCTGCGCAGTGCCGAGAGCCGCCATCTCCTCGGCGGAACCGTGGAGGACCACATCGCCCGCACCCCGGTTCGACGAGTGGGCAGGCCCGAAGACATCGCCGCCGCGTGTGCCTTCTTCGCTTCCGAGGAAGCCGGCTATATCACCGGGCAGATTCTCGGCGTGAACGGCGGCCGTAATACCTGACGGCCAGATCCCAAGAGATCCAAGGAGTTTGATGTACGACAGGGACCAGCTCTTCATCGACGGGAAGTGGGCGGCGCCGGTTGACGGCCAGGGCTGCATCTCGGTGGTGTCCCCGCACAGCGAGGCCGTCATCGGCCACGCGGCGAGTGCGGGGCCCGCGGACGTCAACCGCGCGGTCGACGCCGCCCGGGCGGCCTTCGACGCCGGGCCGTGGCCGCGCATGCAACCGGCGGAGCGCATCGAGGCAATCACCCGGCTGGCCGGCATCTATAAGGAACGGCGAGCCGATATGGCCGCTTTGATCTCGGCCGAGATCGGTGCTCCGATCACGTTCGCCAAGACGGCGCAGGTTCGGCTGCCGCTGACCATCATGTCCGCGTTCTGCGATTTCGCGGCCGGCTACGAATGGTGCCAAGATCGTCCCGGGCTGTACGGCAAGAACATCCGGATCCGCAAGCAGCCGGTAGGCGTCGTCGCCGCGGTAGTGCCGTGGAATATGCCGCAGTTCCTTACCGTCACCAAAGTGATTCCTGCGTTGCTGGCCGGCTGCACGGTGGTGCTCAAGCCCGCGCCCGAGTCGGTGCTCGATGCGCAGCTGCTCGCGGATCTTGTTGCGGCAGCTGATCTTCCGCCCGGTGTGCTCAACGTGGTGCCCGGGGGGCGCGACGTCGGCGAGCAACTGGTGCGGCATCCGGGCGTCGACAAGGTCTCGTTCACCGGCTCCACCGCGGCCGGCCGGCAAGTGGCCCTTGCGTGTGCCGAAGGGCTCAAGCAGGTCAGCCTCGAACTGGGCGGCAAGTCGGCGGCCATCGTGCTCGACGACGCCGACCCCGCGGCCGCCGCAACCGGCATCCAGAGGGCCAGCCTGGCCAACAGCGGACAGGTCTGCAACGCGCTGAGCCGGATCCTGGTGCCGGACACGCACAAGGACGAATTCGTCGACGCGCTGGCCGCCGGGATGGCGTCGATGACCGTAGGCGACCCCGCCGATCCCAATACCCAGATCGGTCCGCTGGTAGCCCAGCGCCAGCAGGAGCGCGTCCGCGGCTACATCGAAGCGGGCAAAAGCGAAGGGGCGCGGCTGGTTACCGGCGGTACCGAGATGCCCGACGGCCTCGACGCCGGTTGGTATGTGCGCCCGACGCTGTTCAGCGACGCGACCAACGACATGCGGATCGCGCGTGAGGAGATCTTCGGCC
The Mycobacterium sp. 050128 genome window above contains:
- a CDS encoding aldehyde dehydrogenase; the protein is MYDRDQLFIDGKWAAPVDGQGCISVVSPHSEAVIGHAASAGPADVNRAVDAARAAFDAGPWPRMQPAERIEAITRLAGIYKERRADMAALISAEIGAPITFAKTAQVRLPLTIMSAFCDFAAGYEWCQDRPGLYGKNIRIRKQPVGVVAAVVPWNMPQFLTVTKVIPALLAGCTVVLKPAPESVLDAQLLADLVAAADLPPGVLNVVPGGRDVGEQLVRHPGVDKVSFTGSTAAGRQVALACAEGLKQVSLELGGKSAAIVLDDADPAAAATGIQRASLANSGQVCNALSRILVPDTHKDEFVDALAAGMASMTVGDPADPNTQIGPLVAQRQQERVRGYIEAGKSEGARLVTGGTEMPDGLDAGWYVRPTLFSDATNDMRIAREEIFGPVLTVISYRDEDEAIRIANDSEYGLAGSVFTGDAERGYGVAARVRSGTFGVNEGYIMDPAAPFGGVKNSGYGRELGTEGIDSYTVSQSISTAG
- a CDS encoding SDR family NAD(P)-dependent oxidoreductase encodes the protein MSAKTAVVTGGASGIGRACAERLRKDGFQVAVIDLSPTDDGFGHVADVTDRAQVDAAMSAIRDALGPIQVLINAAGMEGFKKFLSMSFEEWSKVIDVNLNGVFNTIQSVLPDMVEAGWGRIINISSSSTHSGQPFMAHYVAAKSAVNGLTKSLALEYGPSGITVNAVPPGFIDTPMLRSAESRHLLGGTVEDHIARTPVRRVGRPEDIAAACAFFASEEAGYITGQILGVNGGRNT